The following coding sequences are from one Planctomonas sp. JC2975 window:
- a CDS encoding ABC transporter ATP-binding protein — translation MSAVLEARDLRRAYGSGADRFEALRGVSLTVLAGESLAIVGKSGSGKSTLMHLLALLDRPTSGSVLVDGRDARDVRGSELGRLRNKEFGFVFQQFFLNAHASVLDNVSLPLVIAGVSRSQRKRRAMEALDRLGIADKARNRANDLSGGQKQRVVIARALVNEPKVIFADEPTGNLDSSTGAEVEGMLFGLHREQGITLVIVTHDADLASRCERSITMRDGRISDVSEVAA, via the coding sequence ATGTCAGCGGTACTGGAAGCCCGCGACCTCCGCCGGGCCTACGGGAGCGGCGCAGACCGCTTCGAGGCTTTGCGCGGGGTGTCGCTCACTGTGCTGGCGGGGGAGAGCCTCGCCATCGTCGGCAAGAGCGGATCGGGCAAATCGACCCTCATGCACCTGCTCGCACTGCTGGATCGCCCGACCTCCGGCTCCGTGCTCGTCGACGGCCGGGATGCCAGGGATGTGCGCGGCAGTGAGCTGGGCCGCCTGCGGAACAAGGAGTTCGGCTTCGTCTTCCAGCAGTTCTTCCTGAACGCGCACGCCAGCGTGCTCGACAACGTTTCGCTGCCGCTCGTGATCGCCGGTGTGTCCCGATCGCAGCGCAAGCGCCGCGCGATGGAGGCGCTCGACCGGCTCGGCATCGCCGACAAGGCACGCAACCGTGCCAACGACCTCTCCGGTGGGCAGAAGCAGCGCGTCGTCATCGCCCGCGCACTCGTGAACGAGCCGAAGGTGATCTTCGCCGACGAGCCGACAGGCAACCTCGACTCCTCGACCGGCGCCGAGGTGGAGGGCATGCTCTTCGGTCTGCACCGTGAGCAGGGCATCACGCTCGTGATCGTCACCCACGACGCCGATCTGGCATCCCGCTGCGAGCGCAGCATCACGATGCGCGACGGCCGCATCTCCGACGTCTCGGAGGTGGCGGCATGA
- a CDS encoding ABC transporter permease codes for MKTGDLIASAVSNTFRSKLRTTLTVIAIFIGAFTLTLTSAIGTGISNYITTQVGAIGATNSLTVTKTASAASSTGSGPQKYDPNTATSASGGGLGPGRGSSAALTADDITTIKGVSGITSASGNSGINPSWISYSTGGKWVLTMNPVRNVSADLASGAQLDNSSSDSQIVLPTTYLENLGLGSAKEAVGKPVTIGIQDYLGTMHEVDATIVGIQNASLFTSGASVNDTLRTALQDAQATGKPSAITTTYGSATATFAKDSTPQQIAKIKADLKDAGFTGQTIDDQLGSLLTVINGIVGVLDAFAVIALIAAGFGIVNTLLMSVQERTREIGLMKAMGMGSGRVFALFSLEAVFIGFLGSAIGALVAIGLGTLISNRLSATLLSDLPGLHLLQFSVSSVATIIIVVMAISFVAGTLPARRAARQDPIEALRYE; via the coding sequence ATGAAGACCGGCGACCTGATCGCATCCGCGGTCTCGAACACATTCCGCAGCAAGCTGCGCACCACGCTCACGGTGATCGCCATCTTCATCGGCGCATTCACCCTCACGCTCACGTCGGCCATCGGTACGGGCATCTCGAACTACATCACAACGCAGGTCGGAGCGATCGGGGCGACGAACTCGCTGACCGTCACGAAGACGGCCAGCGCTGCGTCGTCCACCGGTTCGGGTCCGCAGAAGTACGACCCGAACACGGCGACTTCCGCCTCCGGCGGTGGCCTCGGACCCGGTCGCGGCAGTTCGGCGGCGCTCACCGCAGACGACATCACGACGATCAAGGGCGTCTCCGGCATCACGTCGGCCAGCGGCAACTCGGGTATCAACCCGTCGTGGATCAGCTACTCGACCGGCGGCAAATGGGTGCTCACGATGAATCCGGTGCGCAATGTGAGCGCCGATCTCGCATCCGGCGCGCAGCTCGACAACAGCTCGAGCGACAGCCAGATCGTGCTGCCGACCACCTACCTGGAGAACCTGGGCCTTGGCAGCGCGAAGGAGGCCGTCGGCAAGCCAGTCACGATCGGCATCCAGGACTATCTGGGCACGATGCACGAGGTGGATGCCACGATCGTCGGCATCCAGAACGCCTCCCTGTTCACGTCGGGCGCCTCGGTGAACGACACGCTGCGCACCGCACTGCAAGACGCGCAGGCCACCGGCAAGCCGTCGGCGATCACGACGACGTACGGCAGCGCGACGGCCACGTTCGCGAAGGATTCCACGCCCCAGCAGATCGCGAAGATCAAGGCCGACCTGAAGGACGCCGGCTTCACCGGACAGACCATCGACGACCAGCTCGGCAGCCTGCTGACCGTGATCAACGGGATCGTGGGCGTGCTCGACGCATTCGCCGTGATCGCGCTCATCGCCGCCGGATTCGGCATCGTGAACACGCTCCTGATGAGCGTGCAGGAGCGCACCCGCGAGATCGGACTCATGAAGGCCATGGGGATGGGCAGCGGACGCGTGTTCGCGCTGTTCAGCCTCGAGGCCGTCTTCATCGGATTCCTCGGCAGCGCGATCGGAGCGCTCGTCGCGATCGGTCTCGGCACCCTGATCAGCAACCGCCTGTCGGCGACGCTGCTATCGGATCTGCCGGGGTTGCATCTGCTGCAGTTCTCGGTGTCGTCGGTGGCGACGATCATCATCGTCGTGATGGCGATCAGCTTCGTCGCCGGAACACTGCCCGCTCGCCGTGCCGCCCGCCAGGATCCGATCGAGGCGCTCCGCTACGAGTGA
- a CDS encoding MGMT family protein gives MAEQLGDRNLARIVGQAVGHNPLSIAVPCHRVVGATGSLTGYAGGLDRKRFLLGLEGALAEDGPTLF, from the coding sequence ATCGCGGAACAGCTCGGCGACCGGAACCTCGCGCGCATCGTCGGACAGGCCGTCGGGCACAACCCGCTGTCCATCGCGGTGCCGTGCCACAGAGTGGTCGGCGCGACGGGCAGTCTCACCGGATACGCGGGCGGGCTGGACCGCAAGCGATTCCTGCTGGGGCTCGAGGGGGCGCTCGCGGAGGATGGGCCGACGCTGTTCTGA
- a CDS encoding histidine kinase gives MPVPVRPRRTRDIVVDVIVFVVVCLASFAPAGRSEMAAGSVAQHGLIALPFMVAAGLVLFARRRYPVVVLVICTLIAMVAPWFDVPHTAGFTLPVGIAMYSVARYSSRALTVGFAVALVVLLPLEQLLIAGVGFGAGDVTEPATLQPAVFVAFTAALGSAIRSYFDALESARERARRAEESREAEARRRVAEDRLAIARDLHDSVAHRIAVINLQSGVAARSLRNDPGEAEAAIAIVGDAARNVLTELNDMLGLLRSTADRDIVDEPDFEHIDGLLALFARSGLKVRVHVDGDPYPLDARVSPIAYRVVQEALTNAYKHGQDRTAELDLSYSGDGVAIRVTNPLPDAVVATSAPASTSSSTDGHGLIGMRERLAEVGGTLTLDRTSNTFELTAVLPTSRADAVTADGSAR, from the coding sequence ATGCCGGTACCGGTCAGGCCCCGCCGTACTCGCGACATCGTGGTGGACGTCATCGTCTTCGTTGTCGTCTGCCTCGCCTCGTTCGCGCCGGCCGGTCGCAGCGAGATGGCGGCGGGATCCGTCGCGCAGCACGGCCTGATCGCGTTGCCGTTCATGGTCGCGGCGGGACTCGTGCTGTTCGCCCGCCGCCGCTATCCCGTGGTCGTGCTCGTGATCTGCACGCTCATCGCCATGGTGGCGCCATGGTTCGACGTGCCGCACACGGCCGGATTCACGCTGCCCGTCGGCATCGCGATGTACTCGGTCGCCCGATACAGCTCCCGCGCGCTGACCGTCGGATTCGCCGTTGCCCTGGTCGTGCTGCTCCCCCTCGAGCAGCTGCTCATCGCGGGTGTCGGATTCGGCGCCGGAGACGTCACGGAGCCCGCAACGCTGCAGCCAGCGGTGTTCGTGGCGTTCACGGCTGCCCTTGGGTCGGCGATCCGGTCGTATTTCGACGCTCTGGAGTCAGCAAGGGAGCGAGCCCGGCGCGCTGAGGAGTCCCGAGAGGCGGAGGCCCGCCGCCGGGTCGCCGAGGATCGGCTGGCCATCGCGCGGGACCTCCACGACTCGGTCGCGCACCGCATCGCGGTGATCAATCTGCAGTCCGGGGTCGCTGCGCGATCGCTGCGCAATGATCCGGGGGAGGCGGAGGCCGCCATCGCCATCGTCGGCGACGCGGCCCGCAACGTGCTGACAGAGCTGAACGACATGCTCGGACTGCTGCGCAGCACCGCCGACCGCGACATCGTCGACGAGCCGGACTTCGAGCACATCGACGGGCTGCTCGCGCTCTTCGCACGCAGCGGGCTGAAGGTGCGGGTGCACGTCGACGGCGATCCGTATCCGTTGGACGCACGCGTCAGCCCGATCGCCTACCGGGTCGTGCAGGAGGCGCTGACGAACGCGTACAAACACGGTCAGGACCGCACGGCGGAGCTCGATCTGTCGTACTCGGGGGACGGCGTGGCCATCCGGGTCACCAATCCCCTCCCGGATGCCGTCGTCGCGACGTCGGCCCCGGCATCCACATCCTCATCGACGGACGGCCACGGCCTGATCGGCATGCGCGAACGTCTCGCAGAGGTCGGTGGAACGCTGACGCTGGACCGCACGAGCAACACGTTCGAGCTGACCGCCGTGCTGCCGACGAGCCGGGCCGACGCCGTGACCGCCGACGGGAGTGCGCGATGA
- the kdpA gene encoding potassium-transporting ATPase subunit KdpA produces the protein MDWLFAAATLLTLVVLLGVLYRPLGDYMAWVYTSSKDWRAERMLYRLAGVDPRREQSWRGYLTSVLGFSLVGIVLLFAIIELQPLLPYSLGLGSMSPDLAFNTAVSFVANTNWQAYSPEQTVGYTVQMVGLSVQMFVSASVGMGVSIALVRGLAARRTGTLGNFWVDLVRCTFRILLPLSVVAAIVFIAGGVVQNFSGFTDIHTVAGGVQSIPGGPVASQEAIKMLGTNGGGFFNANSAHPFENPTAWTNLFQVFLLLLIPFSLPRTFGTIVGNQRIAYVLLATMVTLFLVVFVALTAFELAGQGTAPTLAGGAMEGKEQRFGIVGSTIFGSATTGTSGGAANSMHGSYTALGGMVLILNMMIGEVSPGGVGAGLYSILVYVVLAVFLTGLHLGRAPVFLGKRIGTREVKIVSVFILVMPALALGGATLTLAIPPVRDQVLAGLGENGPHGMSELIYAFISAAINNGSAFAGFDANTPWLNLLLGSIILLGRFIPIALVLALGGSFALQDRATTTAVRLPLARPQFVVFLIGVIALIALPMFVPYLLAGPLAEGVARA, from the coding sequence ATGGACTGGCTGTTCGCCGCCGCGACGCTGCTGACGCTCGTCGTGCTGCTCGGCGTGCTGTACCGGCCGCTCGGTGACTACATGGCCTGGGTCTACACGAGCAGCAAGGACTGGCGGGCCGAGCGGATGCTGTACCGCCTGGCAGGCGTCGACCCGCGCCGCGAGCAGTCCTGGCGCGGATATCTCACGAGCGTGCTCGGGTTCTCCCTGGTCGGGATCGTGCTCCTCTTCGCGATCATCGAGCTGCAACCGTTGCTGCCGTACTCCCTCGGGCTCGGATCGATGAGTCCGGACCTCGCGTTCAACACGGCCGTGTCGTTTGTCGCGAACACCAACTGGCAGGCCTACTCCCCCGAGCAGACCGTCGGCTACACGGTGCAGATGGTGGGGCTCAGCGTGCAGATGTTCGTCTCCGCGTCGGTGGGCATGGGCGTGTCCATCGCGCTCGTGCGCGGACTCGCCGCGCGACGCACCGGCACACTCGGCAACTTCTGGGTGGACCTCGTGCGCTGCACGTTCCGCATCCTGCTGCCGCTCAGCGTTGTCGCCGCGATCGTGTTCATCGCGGGCGGCGTGGTGCAGAACTTCAGCGGTTTCACCGACATCCACACCGTCGCGGGCGGCGTGCAGTCCATCCCCGGCGGTCCCGTCGCCTCGCAGGAGGCGATCAAGATGCTCGGCACGAACGGAGGCGGATTCTTCAACGCCAACTCGGCGCATCCATTCGAGAATCCCACCGCCTGGACGAACCTGTTCCAGGTGTTCCTGCTGCTGCTCATCCCGTTCTCGCTGCCGCGCACGTTCGGCACGATCGTGGGCAACCAGCGCATCGCCTACGTGCTGCTGGCGACGATGGTGACCCTGTTCCTGGTGGTCTTCGTTGCGCTGACCGCCTTCGAGCTGGCGGGCCAGGGCACGGCGCCGACGCTCGCGGGCGGCGCCATGGAGGGCAAGGAGCAACGCTTCGGCATCGTCGGCTCGACGATCTTCGGATCCGCGACGACCGGCACGTCCGGCGGCGCCGCCAACTCGATGCACGGCTCGTACACCGCGCTCGGCGGCATGGTGCTCATCCTCAACATGATGATCGGAGAGGTCTCCCCCGGTGGGGTCGGCGCCGGGCTGTATTCGATCCTCGTGTACGTCGTGCTCGCGGTCTTCCTCACCGGACTCCACCTCGGTCGCGCTCCGGTGTTCCTCGGCAAGCGCATCGGCACGCGCGAGGTCAAGATCGTGAGCGTCTTCATCCTCGTGATGCCGGCGCTCGCGCTCGGCGGCGCCACCCTCACCCTCGCGATCCCTCCGGTGCGCGACCAGGTGCTGGCGGGACTCGGCGAGAACGGTCCGCACGGCATGTCCGAGCTCATCTATGCGTTCATCTCTGCGGCGATCAACAACGGGTCCGCGTTCGCCGGATTCGATGCGAACACGCCGTGGCTCAACCTCCTGCTCGGCAGCATCATCCTGCTCGGACGTTTCATCCCGATCGCGCTCGTGCTCGCGCTCGGCGGATCGTTCGCACTGCAGGATCGCGCCACCACGACGGCCGTGCGGCTCCCACTGGCCCGTCCCCAGTTCGTCGTGTTCCTGATCGGCGTGATCGCGCTCATCGCGCTGCCCATGTTCGTGCCGTACCTGCTCGCCGGTCCGCTCGCCGAGGGGGTGGCGAGAGCATGA
- a CDS encoding potassium-transporting ATPase subunit F, with amino-acid sequence MVVIGVIAAVVGVAAVVYLVVAMIYPDRL; translated from the coding sequence GTGGTCGTCATCGGAGTGATCGCCGCTGTCGTCGGGGTCGCAGCAGTCGTGTACCTCGTCGTCGCGATGATCTACCCGGATCGCCTCTGA
- the kdpB gene encoding potassium-transporting ATPase subunit KdpB has protein sequence MTQTASGTATGGPTAGGERFVDPFRIAVEALRRLDPRMLWSNPVLFITWCGAVLTTFVAIAEPFVGGPAPSGGTVLPGGFTWAIAIWVWLTLYTANIAEAIAEGRGRSRTVALRSVQGPVTAHRIVDYEPKRDPDAHDAAIVDVRSDELRPGDFVVLGDGDPVPLDGAIVWGVASIDESAITGDSGAVIRAAGGDRTGVSGGTTVVSDRIVVKVTARYGESAVDLMIDLAEGRRRQKSPNELALSALIASLSLSFVIVALTLNTIVSPVAPPVSIPILVAIVVCLIPTEIAALLSVTGIAAMSRLLQQNVLVSSAHDLETAGDLTIVMLDKTGTITRGNRRAVRFVPLDGVPFGDLVHGAWLASVADPTTEGTSTVELAVSTGVPSVTAAEPDGRPVGFSARTRMSGRDLPDGTRVRKGSETSVLAWLKHIGTQQRREVVDELTRRTMAIARTGGTPLVVAIEPPDEPPRVLGVIDLRDSVKPVVPAKLARLRALGVRTLMVTGDNPQTAEVIAAEAGVDDFLGDANPERKLDRISREQAAGNFVAMTGDGTNDAPALAQADVGVSMNTATAAAKAAANMIVLDDDPTRLVEIIEAGRRQMATRGALITFNIANDFVRYFAMFPALFVGTFPGLASLNVLGLHSPASAILSTLIFSVVVMGVLIPLALAGVPYRMTDLARALTRNLLYYGVGGVLIAAVGIKLIDLVVGLIPGY, from the coding sequence ATGACGCAGACGGCATCCGGCACGGCCACGGGCGGTCCAACGGCAGGCGGCGAGCGCTTCGTCGATCCGTTCCGCATTGCGGTGGAGGCGTTGCGGCGTCTGGATCCGCGCATGCTGTGGAGCAATCCCGTGCTGTTCATCACGTGGTGCGGTGCCGTGCTCACCACGTTCGTCGCGATCGCGGAGCCCTTCGTGGGCGGCCCTGCACCGTCCGGCGGAACGGTGCTGCCGGGCGGATTCACCTGGGCGATCGCGATCTGGGTGTGGCTCACGCTCTACACCGCGAACATCGCCGAGGCCATCGCGGAGGGACGCGGACGCTCGCGCACCGTGGCGCTGCGGTCGGTGCAGGGCCCTGTCACCGCCCACCGGATCGTCGACTACGAGCCGAAGCGGGATCCGGACGCGCACGATGCCGCCATCGTCGATGTGCGTTCCGACGAGCTGCGCCCAGGCGACTTCGTGGTGCTGGGCGATGGGGATCCGGTGCCGCTCGACGGAGCGATCGTGTGGGGCGTCGCGTCGATCGACGAGTCGGCGATCACAGGCGACTCGGGAGCCGTCATCCGCGCCGCCGGCGGCGACCGCACGGGAGTCTCCGGCGGCACGACGGTGGTCTCCGACCGGATCGTCGTGAAGGTCACGGCCCGCTACGGCGAGTCCGCCGTCGACCTGATGATCGATCTGGCGGAGGGCAGGCGCCGGCAGAAGTCGCCCAACGAACTGGCACTGAGCGCACTGATCGCTTCGCTCTCGCTGTCGTTCGTGATCGTCGCGCTGACGCTCAACACGATCGTGTCGCCGGTCGCGCCGCCGGTGTCGATCCCCATCCTGGTGGCGATCGTGGTGTGCCTCATCCCGACCGAGATCGCTGCGCTGCTGTCGGTAACGGGCATCGCCGCGATGTCGCGGCTGCTGCAGCAGAACGTGCTGGTGTCATCCGCTCACGACCTGGAGACGGCAGGCGATCTCACCATCGTCATGCTCGACAAGACGGGCACGATCACGCGCGGGAACCGCAGGGCCGTGCGTTTCGTTCCGCTGGACGGCGTGCCGTTCGGCGACCTCGTGCACGGTGCATGGCTGGCGTCGGTCGCAGACCCGACGACGGAGGGCACGTCGACTGTCGAGCTCGCGGTGTCCACCGGCGTGCCGAGCGTCACGGCAGCCGAACCCGACGGGAGGCCGGTCGGCTTCAGCGCACGCACCAGGATGTCCGGCCGCGATCTCCCGGACGGCACGCGGGTTCGCAAGGGCTCGGAGACCTCGGTGCTCGCGTGGCTCAAGCACATCGGCACGCAGCAGCGGCGCGAGGTCGTCGACGAGCTCACGCGGCGCACGATGGCGATCGCCCGCACCGGAGGCACCCCGCTCGTCGTCGCCATCGAGCCGCCGGATGAACCGCCCCGAGTGCTCGGCGTGATCGATCTGCGCGACAGCGTCAAGCCCGTCGTCCCGGCGAAACTGGCGCGGCTGCGTGCACTCGGCGTGCGTACGCTGATGGTCACCGGCGACAATCCGCAGACGGCCGAAGTGATCGCGGCCGAGGCCGGGGTGGACGACTTCCTCGGGGACGCGAATCCCGAGCGCAAGCTCGACCGCATCTCCCGCGAGCAAGCCGCAGGCAACTTCGTGGCGATGACCGGTGACGGCACGAACGACGCTCCCGCCCTCGCCCAGGCGGATGTCGGGGTCTCGATGAACACCGCGACCGCTGCGGCGAAGGCGGCAGCGAACATGATCGTGCTCGACGACGATCCGACCCGGCTCGTGGAGATCATCGAGGCCGGACGCCGTCAGATGGCGACCCGCGGTGCGCTCATCACGTTCAACATCGCGAACGACTTCGTGCGCTACTTCGCGATGTTCCCTGCACTGTTCGTCGGCACGTTCCCCGGGCTCGCGAGCCTCAACGTGCTCGGGCTGCACTCGCCGGCGTCGGCCATCCTGTCCACGCTGATCTTCAGTGTCGTCGTGATGGGCGTATTGATCCCGCTCGCTCTTGCCGGCGTTCCCTACCGGATGACGGATCTCGCCCGCGCGCTCACCCGCAACCTGCTCTACTACGGCGTCGGCGGAGTGCTCATCGCCGCCGTCGGCATCAAGCTCATCGACCTCGTGGTCGGCCTCATCCCGGGATACTGA
- a CDS encoding response regulator transcription factor, whose protein sequence is MIRVLIADDQALIRSAVAALLRHEDDLEVVGEASDGAEAVAAARREHPHVVVMDLRMPGTDGIAATRAIRADETLNATRVLVLTTFEDEENVLAALRAGAAGFLGKGADPDDIVRAIRTVHAGDELLSPVATRALIRRSLQAPASGPTRVLPHDLTERETEILALVGRGLSNDEIAQALFISPATAKTHVNRAMTKLDAHDRAQLVIAAYESGLIAPGTE, encoded by the coding sequence ATGATCCGGGTGTTGATCGCTGACGACCAGGCGCTCATCCGGTCAGCAGTCGCGGCGCTGCTCAGGCACGAAGACGACCTCGAGGTGGTGGGCGAGGCATCCGACGGGGCGGAGGCGGTCGCTGCGGCGCGGCGCGAGCATCCGCACGTCGTCGTCATGGACCTGCGGATGCCCGGCACCGACGGCATCGCCGCAACCCGGGCGATCCGCGCCGACGAGACACTGAATGCCACGCGCGTGCTCGTGCTGACCACGTTCGAAGACGAGGAGAACGTGCTGGCGGCGCTGCGCGCGGGTGCCGCCGGATTCCTCGGGAAGGGTGCGGATCCGGATGACATCGTGCGCGCGATCCGCACCGTCCATGCCGGCGACGAGCTGCTGTCGCCGGTGGCGACGCGGGCCCTGATCAGGCGGTCGCTTCAGGCACCGGCATCCGGTCCCACCCGCGTGCTGCCGCACGACCTGACGGAGCGCGAGACCGAGATCCTTGCACTGGTGGGCAGAGGGCTCTCGAACGACGAGATCGCCCAGGCGCTCTTCATCTCCCCGGCGACCGCCAAGACCCACGTCAACCGTGCGATGACGAAGCTCGACGCGCACGACCGGGCGCAACTCGTGATCGCCGCGTACGAATCCGGACTGATCGCACCTGGCACGGAATGA
- a CDS encoding LCP family protein yields MAGSRSARREAPGPRRSTGNTPEYGQRTGAGSAASGSSYGAPSRAEHGPRSRGSEPAPLRTIARHGRLHRRPWATVGKAVASVAAVALISVVGISGVAAANLVADVKPSVHLVGEEKLGAVPDIGALEGGVNILLAATDTRTDQGGAWGTTEDSSGEGLNDVTMLVHLSQDHTHAVVVSFPRDLMLAIPKCPDGQGGWNSAMSFQPLNTTLSDGGLACTVLTIEQLTGVDIPFAGVVNFNGVVAMSDAVGGVPVCITDGGIHDEHTNLDLPDGTSVLSGMEAAEFLRTRYGVGDGSDLGRISNTQVFLSSLVRTVMTKSTLTNPVKVWGLAKAALQNIKWSDSLNNVTTLYQIAMAAKDLQYDNIVFVQYPVGSDSDYPGKVVADHSSADTLMAAIKADQPLQLTGGTGVGSVTSTDPPAPSDASAGSGASTGGSGGGSGGGAGGSSTAAAQPSSTPVALPDDVKGQTAATQTCSKGNN; encoded by the coding sequence GTGGCAGGATCACGGAGCGCTCGACGAGAGGCGCCCGGCCCGCGCCGTTCGACGGGGAACACCCCTGAGTACGGACAGCGGACCGGGGCCGGCAGCGCCGCGTCCGGATCCTCGTACGGAGCGCCGTCCCGGGCAGAGCACGGGCCGCGGTCGCGGGGATCCGAGCCCGCGCCACTGCGCACCATCGCCAGACACGGCAGGCTGCATCGCAGGCCGTGGGCGACCGTGGGCAAGGCCGTGGCATCCGTCGCAGCAGTCGCTCTGATCAGCGTCGTCGGCATCAGCGGTGTCGCCGCCGCGAACCTCGTGGCGGACGTGAAGCCGTCGGTGCATCTCGTCGGTGAGGAGAAGCTCGGGGCCGTCCCCGACATCGGGGCGCTCGAGGGCGGCGTGAACATCCTGCTCGCCGCCACCGACACCCGCACGGACCAGGGCGGTGCCTGGGGCACCACAGAGGACAGCTCAGGCGAGGGCCTGAACGACGTGACGATGCTCGTGCACCTGTCGCAGGACCACACACACGCCGTTGTCGTGAGCTTTCCGCGCGACCTCATGCTCGCCATCCCGAAGTGCCCGGACGGCCAAGGCGGCTGGAACAGCGCGATGTCGTTCCAGCCCTTGAACACGACGCTCTCGGACGGCGGGCTCGCCTGCACGGTGCTGACCATCGAGCAACTCACCGGAGTGGACATCCCGTTCGCCGGAGTCGTCAACTTCAACGGCGTCGTCGCCATGTCGGATGCCGTCGGCGGTGTGCCCGTATGCATCACGGATGGCGGCATCCACGACGAGCACACGAACCTCGACCTGCCTGACGGCACCTCCGTGCTCTCCGGCATGGAGGCGGCGGAGTTCCTGCGCACCCGGTACGGGGTGGGCGATGGGTCAGACCTCGGTCGCATCAGCAACACGCAGGTCTTCCTGTCGTCGCTGGTGCGCACAGTGATGACGAAGTCCACGTTGACCAACCCCGTGAAGGTGTGGGGGCTGGCGAAGGCGGCACTGCAGAACATCAAGTGGTCCGACTCGCTCAACAACGTCACAACGCTGTACCAAATCGCCATGGCGGCCAAGGACCTGCAGTACGACAACATCGTGTTCGTGCAGTATCCGGTGGGCAGCGACTCGGACTACCCGGGCAAGGTCGTTGCCGATCACTCGTCGGCCGACACGCTCATGGCGGCCATCAAGGCCGACCAGCCGCTGCAGCTCACCGGCGGCACGGGCGTCGGCTCCGTGACCTCGACGGATCCACCCGCCCCGTCGGATGCCTCGGCCGGCTCCGGCGCGTCCACCGGCGGCTCCGGCGGCGGCTCCGGCGGCGGAGCCGGTGGTTCGTCCACCGCTGCGGCGCAGCCGTCCAGCACTCCGGTCGCCCTGCCCGACGACGTCAAGGGACAGACCGCCGCCACCCAGACCTGCTCGAAGGGCAACAACTAA
- the kdpC gene encoding potassium-transporting ATPase subunit KdpC produces MNSTLRRTGLILLASVVMMAAFTLVLGVVYPLVITGIGQVAFPWQSNGSLLQKPAAEGDAGSKAGSTVGSALLGQSFSDAKGHPLRQYFQPRPSADSAGYAGTDSGGSNLGPESTELISQIKERKAQVAAFNGVPESEVPVDAVTASGSGLDPDISPAYAQVQVARVARARGLPAAAVEALVAEYTNGPDLGYLGQSTVDVVELNLALDELR; encoded by the coding sequence GTGAACAGCACGCTTCGCCGAACCGGCCTCATTCTGCTTGCCTCGGTCGTCATGATGGCCGCATTCACGCTCGTGCTCGGCGTGGTGTATCCGCTGGTCATCACGGGCATCGGGCAGGTCGCCTTCCCATGGCAGTCGAACGGGTCCCTGCTCCAGAAGCCGGCAGCTGAGGGCGATGCCGGCTCGAAGGCGGGCTCCACGGTCGGCTCCGCGCTGCTCGGACAGTCCTTCTCGGATGCGAAGGGCCATCCGCTCCGCCAGTACTTCCAGCCCCGCCCATCCGCTGACAGCGCTGGATACGCCGGCACGGATTCGGGCGGATCCAACCTCGGACCGGAAAGCACGGAACTGATCTCGCAGATCAAGGAGCGCAAGGCGCAGGTCGCCGCCTTCAACGGGGTGCCGGAATCCGAGGTGCCCGTGGATGCCGTCACGGCATCCGGCTCCGGCCTCGATCCCGACATCAGTCCCGCGTACGCCCAGGTCCAGGTGGCCAGAGTCGCGCGGGCGCGCGGATTGCCGGCGGCCGCCGTGGAGGCCCTGGTGGCCGAGTACACCAACGGCCCCGACCTCGGCTATCTCGGCCAGAGCACGGTCGACGTGGTCGAGCTGAACCTGGCGCTGGACGAACTGCGGTGA